One Kitasatospora sp. MAP12-44 DNA segment encodes these proteins:
- a CDS encoding S1 family peptidase produces MKLTTKRALLPITLLALGAATVPAAAAIPHAAHMLCLPDQLGQLRGLQSRLDGLARAGQAGGGQYWYVDQAQCRVAVAVLRTADTRSTDSFLAAATESPELVNVTVVDSAVSSRVATVPAPPDAAAPQAQLSFSGGTPIFSGTSGTVYECTSGFNNYHPGTTTTAGHCGKAAPTWYDGNKNQLGSVSSAVFPGHDWAVITPTGDWTLNNTVIYNGAPKNITNFAAPKLGEQVCGTGATSGTQCGYVEATNVSVNYSEGVVTGLVESTQNGNAGDSGGPVYDGGTGLGLISGGPEGGGGPTFFQPLNF; encoded by the coding sequence ATGAAGCTCACCACCAAGCGAGCCCTGCTCCCCATCACGCTGCTGGCGCTCGGCGCCGCCACCGTCCCCGCGGCGGCGGCGATCCCGCACGCGGCCCACATGCTCTGCCTCCCCGACCAGCTGGGCCAACTGCGCGGGCTGCAGTCCAGACTCGACGGTCTCGCCCGGGCCGGCCAGGCCGGCGGCGGCCAGTACTGGTACGTCGACCAGGCGCAGTGCAGGGTCGCCGTCGCCGTGCTGCGCACCGCGGACACGCGCTCGACGGACAGCTTCCTGGCCGCCGCGACGGAGAGCCCCGAGCTGGTCAACGTCACCGTGGTCGACTCCGCGGTCTCCTCCCGGGTCGCCACCGTGCCGGCCCCGCCGGACGCGGCCGCACCGCAGGCGCAGCTGAGCTTCAGCGGCGGCACCCCGATCTTCAGCGGCACCAGCGGCACGGTCTACGAGTGCACCAGCGGCTTCAACAACTACCACCCCGGCACGACCACCACCGCCGGCCACTGCGGCAAGGCGGCACCCACCTGGTACGACGGGAACAAGAACCAGCTGGGATCGGTCAGTTCGGCGGTGTTCCCCGGGCACGACTGGGCCGTCATCACGCCCACCGGCGACTGGACGCTGAACAACACGGTCATCTACAACGGCGCGCCCAAGAACATCACCAATTTCGCCGCGCCCAAGCTGGGCGAGCAGGTCTGCGGGACGGGCGCGACCAGTGGCACCCAGTGCGGCTATGTCGAGGCCACCAATGTCTCGGTCAACTACTCCGAGGGCGTGGTCACCGGACTCGTCGAGAGCACCCAGAACGGCAACGCGGGCGACTCCGGCGGCCCGGTCTACGACGGCGGCACGGGGCTCGGCCTGATCAGCGGCGGACCCGAGGGCGGCGGCGGACCCACCTTCTTTCAGCCACTGAACTTCTGA
- a CDS encoding S53 family peptidase, whose protein sequence is MGTSPVTAGPRRSMTARALALLAVGATALTAGTVTAQTTVAAASTPAGVTFKLQPASAGHFSAAARPAPLSTSDCVTQIGIHCYSPLQYRTAYNLNPLYKQGITGKGRTIVIVDSFGSPTIQHDLETFDKQWGLPDTQVEVQKWGNVPVFDPKNADMTGWAGETTLDVEYAHSIAPDAHILLVETAVAETEGVTGLPEMMDAEQAIIKQGRADVISQSFGATENTFPGFDKGDYSSLTNLRYAFKAAAAHNVTVLGASGDNGATDASDAAGDTYAYKVNSWPSSDPLVTSVGGTQLTLDNNGNRTAPDKVWHDAYGAGGGGVSAVFNRPWYQTGVANVVGDHRGTPDISMSAAVDGAAWTYDSYDPTAVGWHLTGGTSEATPIFSGVVALADQAAGYRLGQLNWRMYGLSLLPAQWSGITDVTTGENGWAGVTGYTAGKGYDLASGLGTIDGARFVHALAGR, encoded by the coding sequence ATGGGCACCTCCCCCGTCACCGCGGGCCCCCGACGCTCCATGACCGCGCGCGCGCTGGCGCTGCTCGCCGTCGGGGCCACCGCCCTGACGGCAGGCACGGTTACCGCGCAGACCACGGTTGCCGCTGCCAGCACTCCGGCCGGTGTGACCTTCAAGTTGCAGCCCGCCTCCGCAGGCCACTTCAGCGCCGCCGCCCGGCCGGCCCCGCTGTCGACGTCCGACTGCGTCACGCAGATCGGCATCCACTGCTACTCGCCGCTGCAGTACCGCACCGCGTACAACCTGAACCCGCTCTACAAGCAGGGCATCACCGGCAAGGGTCGGACGATCGTCATCGTCGACTCCTTCGGCTCGCCGACGATCCAGCACGACCTGGAGACGTTCGACAAGCAGTGGGGCCTGCCGGACACCCAGGTCGAGGTGCAGAAGTGGGGCAACGTCCCCGTCTTCGACCCGAAGAACGCGGACATGACCGGTTGGGCCGGCGAGACGACGCTCGACGTCGAGTACGCCCACTCGATCGCACCCGACGCGCACATCCTCCTCGTGGAGACCGCCGTCGCGGAGACCGAGGGCGTGACCGGCCTGCCCGAGATGATGGACGCCGAGCAGGCGATCATCAAGCAGGGTCGCGCCGACGTCATCTCGCAGAGCTTCGGCGCCACGGAGAACACCTTCCCCGGCTTCGACAAGGGCGACTACTCCTCGCTCACCAACCTGCGGTACGCCTTCAAGGCCGCCGCGGCGCACAACGTCACCGTGCTCGGCGCCTCCGGCGACAACGGCGCGACCGACGCCTCGGACGCGGCGGGCGACACCTACGCGTACAAGGTCAACTCCTGGCCGTCCTCGGACCCGCTGGTCACCTCGGTCGGCGGCACCCAGCTGACCCTGGACAACAACGGCAACCGCACCGCGCCCGACAAGGTGTGGCACGACGCCTACGGCGCCGGCGGCGGCGGCGTCTCGGCCGTCTTCAACCGCCCGTGGTACCAGACCGGCGTGGCCAACGTGGTGGGCGACCACCGCGGCACCCCGGACATCAGCATGAGCGCGGCGGTGGACGGCGCGGCCTGGACGTACGACTCGTACGACCCGACCGCTGTCGGCTGGCACCTGACCGGCGGCACCAGCGAGGCCACGCCGATCTTCTCCGGCGTCGTCGCGCTCGCCGACCAGGCCGCCGGCTACCGCCTCGGCCAGCTCAACTGGCGGATGTACGGCCTGTCGCTGCTACCGGCCCAGTGGAGCGGCATCACCGACGTCACCACCGGTGAGAACGGCTGGGCCGGCGTGACCGGCTACACCGCGGGCAAGGGCTACGACCTCGCCTCGGGCCTCGGCACCATCGACGGCGCGCGCTTCGTGCACGCGCTCGCCGGTCGCTGA
- a CDS encoding patatin-like phospholipase family protein: MAVTRALVLGGGGVAGIAWEVGVLAGLAEQGVDVSGADFLLGTSAGAAVAGQLGSGLALEELFRRQVEPALQNVELAPTGTSVSELMIRLTELAATIPDPVELARQIGILALSADTVTEPERRAVIAGRLPVHEWAQRRIAVVAVDAHTGVPRVFDRESGVGLVDAVAASCAVPGIWPPTTIDGARYLDGGVRSNTNVDLAAGYQRVLIVAPMVDPMLDAGLRKLPEQTRVQLIAPDEASATSFGVNPLDPAVRTPAARAGFAQGRQAAATVREFWLGE, encoded by the coding sequence ATGGCTGTGACACGGGCTCTGGTCCTGGGCGGCGGCGGAGTGGCCGGGATCGCGTGGGAGGTCGGGGTGCTCGCCGGCCTGGCCGAGCAGGGTGTGGACGTCAGCGGGGCCGACTTCCTGTTGGGGACGTCGGCGGGTGCAGCGGTGGCCGGGCAGCTGGGCAGCGGGCTGGCGCTGGAGGAGCTGTTCCGCCGGCAGGTAGAGCCCGCCCTGCAGAACGTCGAGCTGGCGCCGACCGGCACGTCCGTCTCCGAGCTGATGATCCGCCTGACCGAGCTCGCCGCGACCATCCCCGATCCGGTCGAACTGGCCCGCCAGATCGGCATCTTGGCGCTGAGCGCCGATACCGTGACGGAGCCGGAGCGGCGCGCGGTGATCGCCGGGCGGCTGCCGGTGCACGAGTGGGCGCAGCGGCGGATCGCCGTGGTGGCGGTGGACGCCCACACCGGCGTGCCGCGGGTGTTCGACCGGGAGTCCGGCGTCGGGTTGGTGGACGCGGTCGCCGCGAGCTGCGCCGTGCCGGGCATCTGGCCGCCCACCACGATCGACGGCGCCCGCTATCTGGACGGCGGTGTCCGCTCCAACACCAACGTCGACCTCGCGGCCGGCTACCAGCGGGTGCTGATCGTCGCTCCGATGGTCGACCCGATGCTCGACGCGGGCCTGCGCAAGCTCCCCGAGCAGACCCGGGTCCAGCTGATCGCCCCCGACGAGGCGTCGGCCACCTCCTTCGGCGTCAACCCCCTCGACCCCGCCGTACGCACCCCGGCCGCCCGGGCCGGGTTCGCCCAGGGGCGGCAAGCAGCGGCCACCGTACGGGAGTTCTGGCTGGGCGAGTAG
- a CDS encoding NAD-dependent epimerase/dehydratase family protein, producing MRLLVIGGSVFLGQAFVADALARGWEVTTFNRGQTAVDLPGVRVVRGDREVPADLERLAAAGPWDAVVDVCGYVPQVVGASVRALAEQTTSYVFVSSINAVQGWPEVPVDESSPRQECAPDAGREDGDYGVLKSGCERAVEEGFPAGALILQPGLIMGPGDRARRLTWWLDRAARGGRMVAPGAPGRTMQLIDARDIAAFGLDQVERGAAGRYLVSGVRANTTWGEYLGECVALTGGRAELVWVDDALLREHEVEMWTELPLWSPVDSGPAVWEPDSAKAIAAGLRCRPVAESIRDTWAWLDTPQGQQEAFGAYRSFAQRSVQERGLSPEKEQRILDAWDARG from the coding sequence ATGAGACTTCTGGTGATCGGCGGTTCGGTGTTCCTCGGGCAGGCCTTCGTGGCCGACGCGCTGGCGCGCGGCTGGGAGGTGACGACCTTCAACCGCGGGCAGACCGCCGTCGACCTGCCGGGCGTGCGGGTCGTCCGCGGCGACCGCGAGGTGCCGGCCGACCTGGAGCGGCTGGCCGCGGCCGGCCCGTGGGACGCGGTGGTGGACGTCTGCGGCTACGTCCCCCAGGTGGTCGGTGCCTCGGTGCGGGCGCTGGCGGAGCAGACCACGTCGTATGTGTTCGTCTCCTCCATCAACGCGGTGCAGGGCTGGCCCGAGGTGCCGGTGGACGAGTCCTCCCCCCGTCAGGAGTGCGCCCCCGACGCGGGCCGGGAGGACGGCGACTACGGCGTGCTCAAGTCGGGCTGCGAGCGGGCGGTCGAGGAGGGCTTCCCCGCGGGCGCGCTGATCCTGCAGCCCGGTCTGATCATGGGTCCGGGCGACCGCGCCCGTCGGCTGACCTGGTGGCTGGACCGGGCGGCCCGCGGCGGCCGGATGGTGGCGCCGGGCGCGCCCGGGCGGACCATGCAGCTGATCGACGCGCGCGACATCGCGGCCTTCGGCCTGGACCAGGTGGAGCGCGGCGCCGCCGGCCGCTACCTGGTCAGCGGGGTCCGGGCCAACACCACCTGGGGCGAGTACCTGGGCGAGTGCGTGGCGCTGACCGGTGGGCGCGCCGAACTCGTCTGGGTGGACGACGCGTTGCTCCGCGAGCACGAGGTCGAGATGTGGACCGAGCTGCCGCTGTGGAGCCCCGTGGACAGCGGCCCCGCCGTCTGGGAGCCGGACTCCGCGAAGGCGATCGCGGCGGGGCTGCGCTGCCGCCCGGTGGCGGAGTCCATCCGGGACACCTGGGCCTGGCTCGACACCCCGCAGGGGCAGCAGGAGGCGTTCGGCGCCTACCGCAGCTTCGCCCAGCGCAGCGTCCAGGAGCGCGGCCTGAGCCCGGAGAAGGAGCAGCGCATCCTCGACGCGTGGGACGCCCGGGGGTAG
- the fabG gene encoding 3-oxoacyl-ACP reductase FabG, which translates to MSKFTGKVAVVTGAAQGIGAATAQLLAEQGATVAVVDLTAERAQGTVDAITAKGGSARAFGCDVSDYDAVEAVFAAVAAELGGIQILVNNAGITRDNLFFKMPKADWDTVLAVNLTSAFNCSQAAQKYMVAQKYGKIVSLSSRSALGARGQANYAAAKAGIQGLTATLAIELGPYNINVNAVAPGYIATAMTAATAERVGATPEDHQTEVAGRTPLRRVGRPEEIASVVAFLASEEASYVSGQTLYVNGGAR; encoded by the coding sequence ATGTCCAAGTTCACCGGCAAGGTGGCCGTCGTCACGGGCGCAGCGCAGGGCATCGGCGCCGCCACCGCGCAGCTGCTCGCCGAGCAGGGGGCCACCGTCGCGGTGGTCGACCTGACGGCCGAGCGGGCGCAGGGCACGGTCGACGCCATCACCGCCAAGGGCGGCAGCGCACGGGCGTTCGGCTGCGACGTCTCCGACTACGACGCCGTGGAGGCCGTCTTCGCCGCGGTGGCAGCGGAGTTGGGTGGCATCCAGATCCTGGTCAACAACGCCGGGATCACCCGCGACAACCTCTTCTTCAAGATGCCGAAGGCCGACTGGGACACCGTGCTCGCGGTGAACCTCACCAGCGCCTTCAACTGCAGCCAGGCGGCCCAGAAGTACATGGTCGCGCAGAAGTACGGCAAGATCGTCTCGCTCAGCTCGCGCTCGGCGCTCGGCGCCCGCGGCCAGGCCAACTACGCGGCCGCCAAGGCCGGGATCCAGGGCCTGACCGCCACCCTGGCCATCGAGTTGGGCCCGTACAACATCAACGTCAACGCGGTCGCGCCCGGCTACATCGCCACCGCGATGACCGCCGCCACCGCCGAGCGGGTCGGCGCCACCCCCGAGGACCACCAGACGGAGGTGGCCGGCCGCACCCCGCTGCGCCGGGTCGGGCGCCCCGAGGAGATCGCCTCGGTGGTCGCCTTCCTGGCCAGCGAGGAAGCCTCGTACGTCAGCGGCCAGACCCTCTACGTCAACGGCGGTGCCCGCTAA
- a CDS encoding acetyl-CoA C-acyltransferase: protein MRPVYFAAARRTPIGRLRGALSSVRPDDLSAAVLRGLLADVPTLDPARIDDVYWGAANQAGEDNRNAARMAVLLAGLPDSVPGATVNRLCASGMEAVTTAARAIGSGEAEIVVAGGCESMSRAPFVLPRPDEALPHRMETFDTRLGWRITNPRMHELHGVLSMGETAEEVAARYGISRERQDAFALRSHQRAAAARKDGHFAAELLPVLRPDGVTVSQDESIREDSSLERLAQLKPAFRAGGTVTAGNASPMNDGAAGLLLVSEEALHELELEPLGRYVAGASAGVHPDVMGIGPVPATRKVLGRLGWSVEDVQEAEFNEAFAAQALACVDQLGFDPELVNPSGGAIALGHPLGGSGARILTTLLHRMRRTGARRGLATMCVGVGQGSAVLVENS from the coding sequence GTGCGCCCTGTCTACTTCGCCGCCGCCCGCCGCACCCCGATCGGGCGGCTGCGCGGCGCTCTCTCCTCCGTGCGCCCCGACGACCTGTCGGCCGCCGTGCTGCGCGGCCTGCTGGCCGACGTCCCCACCCTCGACCCGGCCCGGATCGACGACGTCTACTGGGGCGCCGCCAACCAGGCCGGCGAGGACAACCGCAACGCCGCCCGGATGGCGGTGCTGCTGGCCGGCCTGCCCGACTCGGTGCCCGGCGCCACCGTCAACCGGCTCTGCGCCTCGGGGATGGAGGCGGTCACCACCGCCGCCCGGGCGATCGGCTCCGGCGAGGCCGAGATCGTGGTCGCCGGCGGCTGCGAGTCGATGAGCCGGGCGCCCTTCGTGCTGCCGCGCCCCGACGAGGCCCTGCCGCACCGGATGGAGACCTTCGACACCCGCCTCGGCTGGCGGATCACCAACCCGCGGATGCACGAGCTGCACGGCGTGCTGAGCATGGGCGAGACCGCCGAGGAGGTGGCCGCCCGCTACGGCATCAGCCGCGAGCGCCAGGACGCCTTCGCCCTGCGCAGCCACCAGCGCGCGGCCGCCGCCCGCAAGGACGGCCACTTCGCCGCCGAACTGCTGCCCGTGCTGCGGCCGGACGGCGTGACGGTCAGCCAGGACGAGAGCATCCGGGAGGACAGCAGCCTGGAGCGGCTCGCCCAGCTCAAGCCGGCCTTCAGGGCCGGCGGCACGGTGACCGCGGGCAACGCCTCGCCGATGAACGACGGCGCCGCCGGCCTGCTCCTGGTCAGCGAGGAGGCCCTGCACGAGCTGGAGTTGGAGCCGCTGGGCCGCTATGTCGCGGGTGCCTCGGCCGGGGTGCACCCGGACGTGATGGGCATCGGGCCGGTGCCGGCCACCCGCAAGGTGCTCGGCCGGCTCGGCTGGAGCGTCGAGGACGTCCAGGAGGCCGAGTTCAACGAGGCGTTCGCCGCCCAGGCGCTGGCCTGCGTCGACCAGTTGGGCTTCGACCCGGAGCTGGTCAACCCGTCCGGCGGCGCGATCGCGCTGGGCCACCCGCTGGGCGGCTCCGGCGCCCGCATCCTCACCACCCTGCTGCACCGGATGCGCCGCACCGGCGCCCGGCGGGGCCTGGCCACCATGTGCGTGGGCGTCGGCCAGGGCAGTGCCGTACTCGTCGAGAACAGCTGA
- a CDS encoding acyl-CoA dehydrogenase family protein, with protein sequence MDLELSEEQAAVRALAAEFTDREIVPHAAAWDRAESVDRAIIGKLGALGFLGLTIPEEYGGSGGDHLAYCLVLEELGRGDSAVRGIVSVSLGLVAKSVSGYGSEEQKRHWLPRLTSGRALGCFALTEPGTGSDAANLATRARRDGDHWVLSGTKMFITNGTWADVALVFARTGEPGHRGVSAFLVPTDTAGLTRREIHGKLGLRGQATAELVLDGVRVPDSARLGPEGKGFTVAMAALAKGRMSVAAGCVGIAQACLDAAVGYAKEREQFGKPIASYQLVQELISDISVDLAAARLLTWRVADHIDRGLPFATESSVAKLFASEAAVRAANNALQVFGGYGYIDEYPVGKLLRDARVMTLYEGTSQIQKLLIGRSLTGVNAF encoded by the coding sequence ATGGACCTGGAGCTGTCCGAGGAGCAGGCGGCCGTTCGCGCGCTGGCCGCCGAGTTCACCGATCGCGAGATCGTCCCGCACGCCGCCGCCTGGGACCGCGCCGAGTCCGTGGACCGGGCGATCATCGGCAAGCTCGGCGCGCTCGGCTTCCTCGGCCTGACCATCCCCGAGGAGTACGGCGGCAGCGGCGGCGACCACCTCGCGTACTGCCTGGTGCTCGAGGAGCTCGGCCGCGGCGACTCCGCCGTGCGCGGCATCGTCTCGGTCAGCCTCGGCCTGGTCGCCAAGTCGGTCAGCGGCTACGGCAGCGAGGAGCAGAAGCGGCACTGGCTGCCCCGGCTGACCTCCGGCCGGGCACTCGGCTGCTTCGCCCTCACCGAACCGGGCACCGGCTCGGACGCCGCCAACCTGGCCACCCGGGCCCGGCGCGACGGCGACCACTGGGTGCTCAGCGGGACGAAGATGTTCATCACCAACGGCACCTGGGCGGACGTCGCGCTGGTCTTCGCCCGCACCGGCGAGCCCGGCCACCGGGGCGTCAGCGCCTTCCTGGTACCGACCGACACCGCCGGCCTGACCCGCCGCGAGATCCACGGCAAGCTCGGGCTGCGCGGCCAGGCCACCGCCGAGCTGGTCCTGGACGGCGTCCGGGTGCCCGACAGCGCCCGGCTCGGCCCCGAGGGCAAGGGCTTCACAGTGGCGATGGCGGCGCTGGCCAAGGGGCGGATGTCGGTGGCGGCCGGCTGCGTCGGCATCGCGCAGGCCTGCCTGGACGCCGCGGTCGGCTACGCCAAGGAGCGCGAGCAGTTCGGCAAACCGATCGCCTCCTACCAGCTGGTGCAGGAGCTGATCTCGGACATCTCGGTCGACCTGGCCGCCGCCCGGCTGCTCACCTGGCGGGTCGCCGACCACATCGACCGCGGCCTGCCGTTCGCCACCGAGTCCTCGGTCGCCAAGCTGTTCGCCAGCGAGGCGGCCGTCCGGGCGGCCAACAACGCGCTGCAGGTCTTCGGCGGGTACGGCTACATCGACGAGTACCCGGTCGGCAAACTCCTGCGCGACGCCCGGGTGATGACCCTCTACGAGGGCACCAGCCAGATCCAGAAGCTGCTGATCGGCCGGTCCCTCACCGGCGTCAACGCGTTCTGA